The proteins below are encoded in one region of Borrelia duttonii Ly:
- the frr gene encoding ribosome recycling factor: MEEYKALLDEKMGRVVLSLESEYKSLRTGRVNSALFDKVFVDYYGEKTPLTRVANISVPEARLIVIQPWDRSLLSKIEQAILNSDLSMNPSSDGSVLRIKVPVLTIERRKEIVKQAKKIAEDHKIATRNIRHELNNKAKKQEKDSQITEDDLRRILDDIQRDTNFYIKKIDGIFDLKAKEIMEV; the protein is encoded by the coding sequence ATGGAGGAATATAAAGCTTTATTAGATGAAAAGATGGGAAGGGTTGTTTTATCTCTTGAGAGTGAATATAAGTCTTTAAGAACCGGTAGAGTAAATAGCGCTCTTTTTGATAAAGTATTTGTTGATTATTATGGAGAAAAAACTCCTTTAACTAGGGTTGCTAATATTAGTGTTCCTGAGGCAAGGCTTATTGTCATTCAGCCTTGGGATAGAAGTCTGTTATCTAAAATAGAACAGGCTATACTCAATTCAGATCTCTCAATGAATCCTTCAAGTGATGGATCAGTACTTAGGATTAAGGTGCCTGTTTTGACTATCGAGAGACGAAAAGAAATAGTAAAACAAGCAAAGAAAATAGCTGAGGATCATAAAATTGCAACTAGAAATATAAGGCATGAATTAAATAATAAAGCAAAAAAGCAAGAAAAAGATTCTCAGATTACTGAGGATGATTTACGACGAATTTTAGATGATATTCAACGAGATACCAATTTTTATATTAAAAAAATAGATGGGATTTTTGATTTAAAAGCAAAAGAGATAATGGAAGTTTAA
- a CDS encoding PTS transporter subunit EIIC, whose product MIGFLKILKFANLQKFSSAVRLPISVTTIFSLMLGIGSAFLNPSNLFYIDNAVFKLILGLIKSISNIVILNIPLFFVIGIAVVVARVQKGTAALLGLVGYLIFNVTENYFLGVFSGLAESDLMSSVGQVKVLGIQTLNTGILGGLSVGLLVGYLHNRFCNIELPGPFDIFSGIRFVSMVIFPFCILLGVLFFLIWPYFNELITSFGFFIAKLDYYGSFFYGFLNRILIPLGLHSILTFPFNFTSLGGSEIINDQVVGGIQNIFYAQLSDPYLTKFSSSISRFNSGFYLSIMFGLPGAAFGVYRGIIHDDKRKILALLFPGAFAAFFTGITEPLEFLFVFTAPLLYFVHAIYTGFALLIANILDISVGMTFSAGFLDFVMFGILQGHDKTNWLYLLPLGLLFFALYYFTFKWVYNYFDFQILGVGEPFFAGSEGEVEGMGIAHLIVQGLGGLDNIQEFGVVSTNLNFVVFSPELRFEDFLKKTGALNIVTVGNTIQIDYGTNVYYIKQAIENYSSKSLFKASVIVASENIRQGIKAYIDMKEDDKREKQGATGKLYKLNKDDRD is encoded by the coding sequence GTGATAGGTTTTTTAAAAATTTTGAAATTTGCTAATTTGCAAAAGTTTTCTAGTGCAGTGAGATTGCCAATTTCTGTTACTACGATTTTTTCTTTGATGCTGGGTATAGGGTCAGCATTTTTAAATCCTTCTAATTTATTTTATATTGATAATGCTGTTTTTAAATTGATTTTGGGTCTTATTAAAAGTATAAGCAATATTGTTATATTAAATATTCCTTTATTTTTTGTTATAGGTATTGCTGTTGTTGTTGCTAGAGTTCAAAAAGGTACTGCTGCGCTTTTAGGTCTTGTTGGATATTTAATTTTTAACGTTACTGAAAATTATTTTCTTGGGGTATTTTCAGGATTAGCTGAATCTGATTTGATGTCTTCTGTTGGACAAGTTAAAGTTTTAGGAATCCAAACTTTAAACACAGGTATTTTGGGTGGTTTATCGGTTGGGCTTTTAGTTGGTTATTTACATAATAGATTTTGTAATATTGAATTACCAGGACCTTTTGATATTTTTTCTGGAATTAGATTTGTTTCTATGGTAATTTTTCCTTTTTGTATTTTATTGGGAGTATTATTTTTTTTAATTTGGCCTTATTTTAATGAACTTATCACTTCTTTTGGATTTTTTATTGCTAAGTTAGATTATTATGGTAGTTTTTTTTATGGATTTTTAAACAGAATACTCATTCCTTTAGGACTTCATTCTATTTTGACATTCCCTTTTAATTTTACTTCTTTGGGAGGATCTGAAATAATTAATGATCAGGTTGTTGGTGGTATTCAGAATATATTTTATGCTCAATTGTCAGATCCATATCTTACAAAATTTTCTTCAAGTATTTCTAGATTCAATAGTGGATTTTATCTTTCTATTATGTTTGGACTTCCTGGGGCAGCATTTGGAGTTTATAGAGGGATTATTCATGATGATAAGCGTAAGATCTTAGCATTGTTATTTCCAGGGGCTTTTGCAGCTTTTTTTACTGGCATTACAGAACCTTTAGAGTTTTTATTTGTTTTTACAGCTCCTTTGCTTTATTTTGTGCATGCTATTTATACTGGATTTGCATTGTTAATTGCTAATATACTTGATATTTCAGTTGGTATGACTTTTTCTGCTGGATTTTTGGATTTTGTTATGTTTGGGATATTACAAGGGCATGATAAGACAAATTGGCTCTATTTGTTACCATTAGGTTTGTTATTTTTTGCTTTGTATTATTTTACTTTTAAATGGGTTTATAATTATTTTGATTTTCAAATTCTTGGTGTTGGAGAGCCGTTTTTTGCTGGAAGTGAAGGTGAAGTTGAAGGGATGGGGATTGCTCATTTAATAGTTCAAGGACTTGGAGGTCTTGATAATATTCAAGAATTTGGTGTTGTATCGACAAATTTAAACTTTGTGGTTTTCAGTCCAGAACTTAGGTTTGAAGATTTTCTTAAAAAAACAGGTGCTTTGAATATTGTTACAGTTGGTAATACAATTCAAATTGATTATGGAACAAATGTTTATTATATAAAACAGGCTATTGAAAACTATTCTTCCAAAAGTTTGTTTAAAGCCAGTGTTATTGTTGCATCTGAGAATATAAGACAAGGAATTAAAGCATATATTGATATGAAAGAAGATGATAAGCGTGAAAAACAAGGAGCAACAGGGAAGCTTTATAAGCTTAATAAAGATGATAGAGATTAA
- a CDS encoding Maf family protein: MIYKENFEIALVSNSLARIEFLNALKLNFVSLSVDIDENLIMRSGEMEITKKISLLKLTNAIEKYGKDKCLITVDTLVKNDSIYIGKIQDEKEDFVKIMEYSCKLVEVETSLCIFIPVKEKIVKACEVSFIKFRELTPDIVYHYISLGYWKDKSGGISLKNGVSDILIEYINGNYSNIVGLPIGLFYDILIKENIISAI, encoded by the coding sequence ATGATTTATAAAGAGAATTTTGAAATTGCGCTTGTATCAAATTCTCTTGCTAGAATTGAATTTTTAAATGCTTTAAAGCTTAATTTTGTTTCTCTTAGTGTTGATATTGATGAAAATTTAATCATGAGATCCGGTGAGATGGAAATTACAAAAAAGATCTCGCTTCTTAAGCTTACTAATGCCATTGAAAAATATGGAAAAGATAAATGTTTAATTACTGTTGATACTTTAGTAAAAAATGATTCTATTTATATTGGCAAAATACAAGATGAAAAGGAAGATTTTGTTAAAATAATGGAATATAGCTGTAAGCTTGTTGAGGTTGAAACAAGTTTATGTATTTTTATTCCAGTAAAAGAAAAAATAGTGAAAGCTTGTGAAGTTTCATTTATTAAATTTAGAGAATTAACTCCTGATATCGTTTATCATTATATTTCTCTTGGATATTGGAAAGATAAGTCTGGAGGTATAAGTCTTAAAAATGGTGTTTCAGATATATTGATTGAATATATTAATGGTAATTATTCAAACATTGTAGGCTTACCAATTGGTTTGTTTTATGATATTCTTATTAAAGAAAATATAATTTCCGCTATATAA
- a CDS encoding phosphatidate cytidylyltransferase, whose translation MREIWNVLRIGRETLGDKGLFSIRSKKLTFVARLGTFLFFVPLVLLLIFLEFKSYLFINILIFMFSGIAAKEVNDLLKFKSASVSSTLSFFLGIFPPILTYVHFNILDLGINIVFYLVITLVFSNWIVNLVFIKENEIVNFLSQATSIIFILIYPGILMSFVVAITTLPKAPILLLILFSMVSGNDTFAYLFGYFFGKNSYKPTIISPNKTIMGFFGGILFSVIVVLIVVSLGLINLTYGEAMVFGVLIGFFTIIGDLFESGLKRSAGVKDSGKIIPGRGGALDSIDSYLLTGPIFYLYLS comes from the coding sequence ATGAGAGAGATTTGGAATGTTTTAAGAATAGGAAGAGAAACTTTGGGAGATAAAGGTTTATTTAGTATTAGGTCTAAAAAGTTGACATTTGTTGCTAGACTTGGAACATTTTTATTTTTTGTTCCTTTGGTCTTGCTTTTAATATTTTTAGAGTTTAAGAGTTATTTATTCATTAATATTTTAATTTTTATGTTTAGTGGAATTGCTGCAAAAGAAGTTAATGATTTGCTTAAATTTAAGTCTGCTTCTGTTTCTAGTACTTTATCTTTCTTTTTAGGAATATTCCCTCCAATTTTGACATATGTGCATTTTAATATTTTAGATTTAGGCATTAATATAGTATTTTATTTAGTTATAACTTTGGTTTTTAGTAACTGGATTGTCAATTTGGTTTTTATTAAAGAAAATGAAATTGTTAATTTTTTATCACAAGCAACTTCTATAATTTTTATACTCATATATCCAGGTATTTTGATGTCATTTGTTGTTGCTATTACTACTTTGCCAAAAGCACCTATTCTTTTATTAATACTTTTTTCTATGGTTAGTGGTAATGATACTTTTGCTTATCTTTTTGGATATTTCTTTGGAAAAAATAGTTATAAGCCCACTATTATTAGTCCTAATAAGACTATAATGGGATTTTTTGGTGGTATACTATTTTCTGTCATTGTTGTACTTATTGTAGTAAGCTTAGGATTGATAAATTTAACTTATGGAGAGGCTATGGTTTTTGGAGTTTTAATAGGATTTTTTACTATTATTGGTGATTTGTTTGAATCTGGACTTAAGCGTAGTGCAGGAGTTAAAGATTCTGGTAAAATTATTCCTGGTAGAGGTGGTGCTCTTGATTCAATTGATTCATATCTCTTAACAGGTCCTATATTTTATTTATATTTGTCGTAG
- the uppS gene encoding polyprenyl diphosphate synthase — translation MSSNSLPSHVGIIMDGNRRWALKKGLSFFEGHKEGLKRAKEIVKHSCELGIKCLSLYVFSTENWNRTNSEIEHLMFLIADYLSSEFKFYAENNIRVVVSGDIETLSQKVKKSIEDATNYTKNFDGLILNLAINYGGRNEIVRAIKKVLAKGLSVETLNEVEFAKFLDNQELGDLDLLIRTGGDMRVSNFLLWRLAYCEFIFSNVLWPDYFVFHYERDLECFKNRKRNFGR, via the coding sequence ATGAGTAGTAATTCTCTTCCAAGTCATGTTGGGATCATTATGGATGGAAATAGGAGATGGGCATTAAAAAAAGGTTTGTCATTTTTTGAAGGACATAAAGAGGGTTTAAAGAGAGCTAAAGAAATAGTGAAACATTCTTGTGAATTGGGTATAAAGTGTTTATCTCTTTATGTTTTTTCTACAGAAAATTGGAATAGAACAAATTCTGAAATAGAACATTTGATGTTTTTAATTGCCGATTATCTAAGTTCTGAGTTTAAATTTTATGCTGAAAACAATATAAGGGTAGTGGTTTCAGGCGATATTGAAACTTTAAGTCAAAAAGTTAAAAAGTCGATTGAAGATGCTACTAATTATACAAAGAATTTTGATGGACTTATATTAAATTTGGCTATTAATTATGGCGGCAGAAATGAAATAGTTAGAGCTATTAAGAAAGTTTTAGCAAAAGGGTTATCAGTTGAAACTTTAAATGAGGTTGAATTTGCTAAGTTTTTAGATAATCAAGAACTTGGTGATCTTGATCTCTTAATTCGAACAGGTGGAGATATGAGAGTAAGTAATTTTCTTTTATGGAGACTTGCTTATTGTGAATTTATTTTTTCAAATGTTTTATGGCCAGATTATTTTGTTTTTCATTATGAGAGAGATTTGGAATGTTTTAAGAATAGGAAGAGAAACTTTGGGAGATAA
- the rseP gene encoding RIP metalloprotease RseP produces the protein MYIFFSILAFTFIIFIHELGHLFFARLFKVKVEVFSIGIGPSLFKIKIKDTEYRFSPIFLGGYCKLKGSEHLEHELRLNKQLEADKDSIFGISHFKRILIYFAGPLFNLIFALIVFIVIEMIGIVYPDYSNKIIVINKNALSKFRDGDVILNVDNTNIKYYSDLKKVLPLKNSKVTFTVLRDGENISFEDNTSLDKFLEEINPWIDLVVAKVKINSSAEVAGLQPNDRIVSINDVSISNNRDLDDLISKLDVNVVDIKYERDGEILTSKLVFQDINKNLGIYLLPGLKRLVRADNLVIAFTKSFNKVLDILGRILYSIIELFTNFRSNSKNITGPVGMINIFAGSFSFGVLYWLDTLAIFNLLIAGMNLFFVVIPMLDGGQILISFIELVRGKRFKAKIIYYFYLFGILMMLILFILGLLNDLSNF, from the coding sequence ATGTATATTTTTTTTAGTATTTTAGCTTTCACTTTTATAATATTCATTCATGAGTTGGGGCATTTATTTTTTGCAAGACTTTTTAAAGTTAAGGTTGAAGTTTTTTCTATAGGAATAGGCCCCAGTCTTTTTAAAATTAAAATAAAGGATACTGAGTATAGATTTTCTCCTATTTTTTTAGGGGGATACTGTAAACTTAAAGGGTCTGAACATTTGGAACACGAACTTAGGTTAAATAAACAACTTGAAGCAGATAAAGATTCTATTTTTGGTATTTCTCATTTTAAAAGGATATTAATATATTTTGCAGGGCCTCTTTTTAATTTGATTTTTGCATTAATTGTTTTTATTGTAATTGAAATGATAGGAATTGTTTATCCCGATTATTCTAATAAGATAATCGTTATTAATAAAAATGCTTTAAGTAAATTTAGAGATGGTGATGTTATATTGAACGTTGATAATACTAATATAAAGTATTATTCTGATTTAAAGAAAGTTCTTCCTTTAAAAAATTCTAAAGTAACCTTTACTGTTTTAAGGGATGGTGAGAATATTAGTTTTGAGGATAACACAAGTTTAGATAAGTTTTTAGAAGAAATTAACCCTTGGATAGATCTTGTTGTTGCTAAAGTTAAAATTAATTCTTCAGCCGAAGTTGCTGGCCTTCAGCCTAATGATAGAATAGTAAGCATTAATGATGTGTCTATAAGTAATAATAGGGATTTAGATGATTTAATTTCTAAACTTGATGTTAATGTGGTAGATATTAAATATGAAAGAGATGGAGAAATTTTGACTTCAAAATTGGTATTTCAGGATATTAATAAAAATTTAGGAATTTATTTATTACCTGGTTTAAAACGATTGGTGAGAGCGGATAATTTGGTAATTGCTTTTACAAAATCGTTTAATAAAGTTTTAGATATTTTAGGTCGTATTTTATATTCTATTATTGAGTTGTTTACTAATTTTAGAAGTAATTCTAAGAATATTACGGGGCCTGTTGGGATGATTAATATTTTTGCTGGGTCTTTTTCTTTTGGGGTATTGTATTGGCTTGATACTCTTGCTATTTTTAATTTATTGATTGCTGGTATGAATTTATTTTTTGTTGTAATTCCAATGCTTGATGGTGGTCAAATTTTGATTAGTTTTATTGAACTTGTGCGTGGAAAGAGATTTAAAGCAAAGATTATTTACTATTTTTATCTTTTTGGTATTTTAATGATGCTGATTCTTTTTATATTAGGACTTTTAAATGATTTGAGTAATTTTTAA
- the tsf gene encoding translation elongation factor Ts, with protein sequence MSISPQEVKKLRDATGAGFGDCKKALSVAGGDFELAKKKLKEMGIVSADKRSGRDAKEGRVFSYVNTERVGLLLIACETDFVAMNSDFVAFGNSLIKQLVESGRDILDEHQELEIKNLAATIKENIYVSKVYISNIASNELVKNYLHGDHSKIGVFVKFKIDDVLKMQDEKLNNFAMDLALHVAAFSPLYLSVNDICLNYIKEQEEIFMRQMESSGKPENVVKGIISGKLKKHLGEIALLEQGFVKDDKLTVKEKIEEVSKLILSKIEVVEFKYLSVG encoded by the coding sequence ATGAGTATTAGTCCTCAAGAAGTAAAAAAACTCAGAGATGCAACTGGTGCTGGATTTGGTGATTGTAAAAAGGCATTAAGTGTTGCTGGTGGTGATTTTGAATTAGCTAAGAAAAAGCTTAAGGAGATGGGTATTGTATCTGCTGATAAGAGAAGTGGTAGAGATGCTAAGGAAGGGAGAGTTTTTTCTTATGTTAATACAGAAAGAGTGGGTCTTTTACTTATTGCATGCGAGACAGATTTTGTTGCTATGAATAGTGATTTTGTGGCTTTTGGAAATTCTTTGATAAAACAATTAGTCGAAAGTGGTAGAGATATTTTAGATGAACATCAAGAACTTGAAATTAAAAATTTGGCAGCCACAATTAAAGAAAATATTTATGTAAGTAAAGTTTATATTTCTAACATTGCATCTAATGAGCTTGTGAAAAATTATCTTCATGGGGATCATTCTAAGATAGGTGTGTTTGTTAAATTTAAAATAGATGATGTTTTAAAAATGCAAGATGAAAAATTAAATAATTTTGCAATGGATTTAGCTTTGCATGTGGCAGCTTTTTCTCCTCTTTATTTAAGTGTTAATGATATTTGTCTTAATTATATTAAAGAACAGGAAGAAATTTTTATGAGACAAATGGAATCTAGTGGAAAACCTGAAAATGTAGTTAAAGGGATAATATCGGGAAAACTTAAAAAACATTTAGGAGAAATTGCCCTCTTGGAACAAGGGTTTGTAAAGGATGATAAACTTACTGTTAAAGAAAAAATAGAAGAGGTTTCTAAGTTGATTTTAAGTAAAATAGAGGTGGTGGAATTTAAGTATTTAAGTGTTGGATAA
- a CDS encoding 30S ribosomal protein S1, whose amino-acid sequence MENQEDLQENYLKVLEKVELGSSVSGIVINIMKDYVLVDIGYKSEGFIKIDEFETIPNVGDKLDAIVTKVGGELGLVLSVSKLDSLNLQDKIDEYIANRKVLKGKILVELSSGYKVQINDNVTGFMPFYLSSQLRDEKLKRGSVVEFYVIQADKSDGLRLILDRRTLEREREFLKRKELVSSYSEGDIVDGIVEKITDYGAIIRIKNLVLGVLHKRNIAFNRVENVEDFIHVDDKLRLKIIKLSTNTGKMELSLKALKVNPWDSVESKYKVESIVKGKIVKILPFGAVVELDSAISGFLHISNFSWVRSIKSPQELVKVGQIVEVKILEIDKENQKISLGIKQVNENPWNNLADRCGVGKVVQGVVKNITKTGAFVSIEEGIDAYISKFDISWVEEVNPEKYFELGSSISGKVIEFDAKRQNIKLGIKQLEENPWDDFSKSYKKGDVLEVEIMEKRSKGVQVRVYGKIMGFISKIQLGDTKESSLETFEKLNVGDKIKVIITNIDFKNKLVLLSYKAYKEQKSSEEISSYLFKEDDEESYKPFANLLKRDSDV is encoded by the coding sequence ATGGAAAATCAAGAAGATTTACAAGAAAATTATCTAAAGGTTCTTGAGAAGGTAGAACTAGGTAGTAGTGTTTCTGGTATTGTTATAAATATTATGAAAGATTATGTACTTGTAGATATTGGTTATAAGTCTGAGGGTTTTATTAAAATTGATGAATTTGAGACCATTCCAAATGTTGGAGATAAACTTGATGCAATAGTTACAAAAGTAGGAGGAGAATTAGGTTTGGTTCTTAGTGTATCGAAACTTGATTCTCTTAATTTGCAAGATAAAATTGATGAATATATTGCGAATAGAAAAGTACTTAAAGGCAAAATTTTAGTTGAACTTTCAAGTGGATATAAAGTTCAGATTAATGATAATGTTACTGGGTTTATGCCATTTTATTTAAGTTCTCAATTGAGAGATGAAAAATTAAAAAGAGGTTCTGTAGTTGAATTTTATGTTATTCAGGCAGATAAATCTGATGGTCTTAGGCTTATTCTTGATAGGCGTACTTTAGAGAGAGAACGGGAGTTTCTGAAGCGAAAAGAGCTTGTTAGTTCTTATAGTGAAGGAGATATAGTTGATGGTATTGTTGAGAAGATTACAGATTATGGTGCTATTATAAGGATTAAGAATCTTGTTTTAGGAGTTTTGCATAAGAGAAATATTGCATTTAATCGTGTTGAGAATGTTGAAGATTTTATTCATGTTGATGATAAATTAAGATTGAAGATTATTAAGTTGAGTACAAATACAGGCAAAATGGAATTATCCCTTAAGGCTTTAAAGGTAAATCCTTGGGATTCTGTTGAATCTAAATATAAGGTTGAGAGTATTGTAAAGGGAAAGATTGTTAAAATATTACCTTTTGGTGCTGTTGTTGAACTTGATAGTGCAATATCAGGATTTCTTCATATTAGTAATTTTTCTTGGGTAAGATCTATAAAAAGTCCTCAGGAATTGGTAAAGGTTGGACAAATTGTAGAAGTTAAGATTTTAGAGATAGATAAAGAAAATCAAAAAATTTCTTTAGGTATTAAACAAGTCAATGAGAATCCATGGAATAATTTGGCTGATAGGTGTGGTGTTGGGAAGGTTGTTCAGGGTGTTGTTAAAAATATTACCAAAACTGGTGCTTTTGTAAGTATAGAAGAGGGTATAGATGCATATATTAGTAAATTTGATATCTCTTGGGTTGAGGAAGTTAATCCTGAGAAATACTTTGAGCTTGGTAGTTCTATTAGTGGTAAAGTTATAGAATTTGATGCTAAAAGGCAAAATATTAAGTTGGGAATTAAACAATTAGAAGAAAATCCTTGGGATGATTTTTCTAAGAGTTATAAAAAAGGTGATGTTCTTGAAGTTGAAATTATGGAAAAGAGATCTAAGGGGGTTCAAGTAAGAGTTTATGGTAAAATTATGGGCTTTATTAGTAAAATTCAACTTGGAGATACAAAAGAGTCTAGTTTGGAGACTTTTGAAAAGTTAAATGTTGGGGATAAAATTAAGGTTATAATCACCAATATTGACTTTAAGAATAAATTGGTTTTGCTTTCTTACAAGGCATATAAAGAACAAAAATCGAGCGAAGAAATTTCTTCTTATCTATTTAAGGAGGATGATGAGGAATCTTATAAGCCATTTGCAAATCTTTTAAAGAGGGATTCTGATGTTTAA
- the rpsB gene encoding 30S ribosomal protein S2 produces the protein MAVITMKSLLEAGVHFGHQVKRLDPRMKRFIFSERNEIHILDLQKTLQGIKDSYELVQSVIKNGKKVLFVGTKKQASEIIEQEAKRSEMPYVNNRWLGGMLSNFNTIKKSVQKLKKLEKMEVDGTFEMISKKEVSQINREKLKLAKNLTGIKDMEELPGAIFIIDPKREQIVINEARKLGIPIIAVVDTNCNPDVIDCPIPGNDDAIRSVALFTKIISDAILESDKEVGIQIVENLNEEDLMSEIEVKNERKES, from the coding sequence TTGGCAGTAATTACTATGAAAAGCCTTTTGGAGGCTGGAGTTCATTTTGGTCATCAGGTAAAAAGGCTTGATCCAAGGATGAAAAGATTTATCTTTTCAGAGAGAAATGAAATACATATTTTAGATTTACAAAAAACTCTACAAGGAATTAAAGATTCTTATGAACTTGTTCAGAGCGTTATAAAGAATGGTAAGAAGGTTTTATTTGTTGGTACTAAAAAACAGGCAAGTGAGATCATTGAACAGGAAGCTAAAAGAAGTGAGATGCCCTATGTTAATAATAGGTGGCTTGGTGGTATGCTTTCAAATTTTAATACTATTAAGAAATCAGTTCAAAAATTAAAAAAATTGGAAAAAATGGAAGTTGATGGAACTTTTGAAATGATTAGTAAAAAGGAAGTTTCTCAAATTAATCGTGAAAAGCTAAAATTAGCTAAAAATTTGACAGGTATTAAGGATATGGAAGAGCTTCCCGGTGCTATTTTTATAATTGATCCTAAGAGGGAACAAATTGTTATTAATGAAGCTAGAAAACTTGGTATTCCTATAATTGCAGTTGTTGATACTAACTGTAATCCAGATGTAATTGATTGTCCAATTCCTGGCAATGATGATGCAATTCGTTCTGTTGCTTTATTTACTAAGATAATATCTGATGCTATCTTGGAGAGTGATAAAGAGGTTGGCATTCAAATAGTTGAAAATTTGAATGAAGAAGATTTAATGAGCGAAATTGAAGTAAAGAATGAAAGGAAAGAATCATAA
- the trhA gene encoding PAQR family membrane homeostasis protein TrhA encodes MSKKNQNVPSYNDIIPKNELFSSISHLFGIILSIIGTTILITLSINLKKYLHAILFLIYGSSMTLLYTMSTLYHIFAKGSKIKQLFRKFDHISIFILIAGTYTPPCLILMPNIYGKIILTTVWGFAILGIIFKSIYINSPGWINGCIFIIMGWSIIFGIKLIYNILPIQGFLWLAIGGILYTIGGIVYSTSKKLNPISNMRMHDFFHILILLASFAHYWFMFQYVLPY; translated from the coding sequence ATGTCTAAAAAAAATCAAAACGTACCATCATATAATGATATAATACCTAAAAATGAATTATTTAGTTCAATATCTCACTTGTTTGGTATTATCCTATCAATTATAGGAACAACTATTCTTATAACCCTATCAATCAATCTAAAAAAATATCTTCATGCAATATTATTTTTAATCTATGGTTCATCAATGACATTATTATACACAATGAGCACCTTATATCATATATTTGCAAAGGGAAGCAAAATAAAACAACTATTTAGAAAATTTGATCATATATCAATATTTATACTAATAGCAGGAACATATACCCCACCATGTCTAATTCTTATGCCCAATATTTATGGGAAAATAATTCTTACAACCGTTTGGGGATTTGCCATTTTAGGAATCATTTTTAAATCAATATACATAAATAGTCCTGGATGGATTAACGGATGCATATTTATCATCATGGGATGGAGTATTATATTCGGAATCAAACTCATCTATAACATACTCCCTATACAAGGATTTTTATGGCTAGCTATTGGGGGCATCCTTTATACAATAGGAGGAATAGTATATTCAACAAGTAAAAAACTAAACCCAATATCAAATATGAGAATGCATGACTTTTTTCATATATTAATATTACTTGCATCATTTGCACATTATTGGTTTATGTTTCAATATGTACTGCCTTATTAA
- a CDS encoding tetratricopeptide repeat protein translates to MFKNKFFIGILAVIIFVGIIIYFYDFTDINYVKEGGEIVENLEQDLNLYLKSKNTEERQNLESKIEKALNSKDDITYEFLPRFYLAKSTYSQSKGLYEEALKDLDVVIASKWIERELAYINKAVIYEKIGQVENALLMYDNVINQTKLDFMKIRALLGKAILVELQDKKLAIDIYEKIANFSYEDNLYINIAKNKLFQLK, encoded by the coding sequence ATGTTTAAAAATAAATTTTTTATCGGTATTCTTGCAGTTATTATTTTTGTAGGAATTATTATTTATTTTTATGATTTTACGGATATAAATTATGTAAAAGAAGGAGGAGAGATAGTAGAAAATCTTGAGCAAGATTTAAATCTTTATTTGAAATCAAAAAATACTGAAGAAAGGCAAAATTTAGAATCTAAAATAGAAAAGGCTTTAAACAGTAAAGATGATATTACTTATGAATTTCTTCCACGTTTTTATCTTGCAAAGTCTACTTATTCTCAGAGCAAAGGTTTGTATGAAGAAGCTCTTAAAGATTTAGATGTTGTTATTGCGTCAAAGTGGATTGAGCGGGAATTAGCTTATATTAATAAAGCTGTTATTTATGAAAAAATAGGACAAGTGGAAAATGCTTTGTTAATGTATGATAATGTGATTAATCAAACTAAATTAGATTTTATGAAAATTAGGGCTTTGCTTGGAAAGGCAATATTAGTTGAATTACAAGATAAAAAATTGGCTATTGATATATATGAGAAGATTGCTAATTTTTCTTATGAAGATAATTTATATATTAATATTGCTAAAAATAAGCTTTTTCAGCTTAAATAA